The following is a genomic window from Benincasa hispida cultivar B227 chromosome 7, ASM972705v1, whole genome shotgun sequence.
acagatcagaagctccaatgatatgagattagttggttaaactcattgaccaaattaatcaatattcgttaattgtgagtacactccactaaagacccacagctgcacTATGCTCACTGTGTCCACGGCTATAGACCAaaaacaacaagttagtccttcacgagtgttcataaTACCAATCGGATctaattaccattttaccttaGGTTcctctatatccttaagtactagtgctcctctaatgaacaacctatttatagtccaaccattaaataaaaacccttctcgggccagtgagagggtagggccctttattcaagtcccagagacaccacttaagagaaaacactcatctacttaccctaaagtcgggaaagagtgaattccatcttgtattattatgttcctagcttctgattcggtcttgtccccaaaatggtaggcttattgagtcaaaaaactggtcactctcatccatacaaatcataggacaatctctcgtgaacaggagttcacaatacactcaggattaagactaagttgcataagtcatcctattgaaatagaaacctaactagtcaacggtgttacatctagtgctTACTATTTCatagtctgatcttatgcaaactcattgcataggatatccccacttgtatgtcacttaTAAGAATGCATTAGATCATtgtgtttatatcaaatacaaaggtAGTCGCATccataatgtcaccaagataaggtatccaaccttatccctatactatagacacTTTAGgatgtatcttgaacattgattcttgtatgtctccacatatagttcaagactaaaaactatgaacaactaACTCAacttatataatttgaacttgaTATCCAGAATTAATACCAAGTTAGAGATAGAAATTAGTTTGAAGTGGAGATTATTATAGAAACTATAGGaactaaatgaaaaaaaattcaactctAATAGAACATTCAAATGAAGTATGCATCTCAATCAAGATTGATATcagtttaaaacaaaaattttaacttttttcacTAGTCCATTCAAACTATCAACCTTCAACTTTTTAGAATTTCTTGATAGAATCTTGACCACGATGATAAAtaggattttaaaaaattgttacaaaGGCAATATTGTTTTCCTgcaatcatggttatatcatgagTGTATCAGAGCTAATTGTTTAAGctccatttggtaactatttcgtttttattttttttatttgtgaaaattaagtatatttcctcTTCATCTCTTATAAtgctttgcatctttcttaagtacaatgcttgaattcttagccaaattctaaaaaaaaaaaaaaaagaaagaaaaaagatgtaaaaaactactttttttagttttcaaaatttgacttgattttttaaatcattgataaaaataatttgtttcatttggcaacatatttatgttgcatttggtacatTTGTAGTTTTTTGTTTCTAGTCCAGATCTGCTGATTTGATTCATAAGTTTTTTCTTCGCAAACTCAAGTTGTTCGTCATTCTACCATCTTAAGTTTGAGGGAGAAGTCTGAGTACGTTTGGTAACATACTTATGTTTCATTTGGTACATCTATGGTTTTCTGTTTCCTGTCCAAATCTGCTAATTTGAATCAGAAGTTTTTCTtcacaaactcaagttgttcATCATTCTACCACATTGAGTTTGAGGGAGAAGTCTAAGTACGTTCGGTAATATATTTATGTTACATTTGGTACATTTATGGATTTTTTGATTTTGGTCCAGGTTTGTTGTTTTGAGGCATGGGGGAGAAGTCTGAGTACATCTAGCAATGTGttttatgttgcatttggtacatCTGTTATTTATGAAAGAATTCAAGTTATGGTGGAGATTTGTTGGAATGCCTTAAATCCTAATCAAAATTGGTTTAGGAGATTTCAAGTCAAGATGGAGATttttggaatgccttgaatccTACACCTAATTAgaattgatatttgatatatttaattatttaaatattttccttCTCCATTTAGGGTATAGAGAAgtgcactatataaactctctaaccatATAGGCATTATTTGGTAGATTTTGTATTTTCTATAACATTTCAtttaataatattgttctccctctgtttcgcggacgtagctaacacattgTTAGTGAACCACATAAATCAATGTTTCGATCTTCTCTATTTCTTTTTAcgtttttttgtattctttaattgtcgatttcgtaacaaaCACTACACTTCTCTCCCGGTGATGCAATCAAAGTCCCACATCGGTAAGGGGATGATCATGGGTTTATAAGGACAATTAGCTTCAATAGTATGAGGCCTTTTGGAGTGGTTCCAAATACAAAACCATGAGGGTTTATACCCAAATtggacaatatcatatcattgCTGTCGTTCCTAACAAATTGGTCTGCCCCACATAGAAACTAAGTTTCTCTTTCGAAGAAGATATTTTGTtcattgatttgaaaattttccaaatttgtaAAACAATCTTCTATTTTCAACTCTCATATTGTATTGGTTTTAGGAGAATatatctagttttttttttttttttttttataattaattattcttattttaaaaCTGGAAATCATCATTATCTTTATTTTAAGTTcatttataaacataaaatatagtGTTGAATATAATTAATCTATTATCGTCGGTGTATGGAATAGCTTTGGAACAATGTGTCTATGAAGAGTTTGATAATCGGTTGATGGTGAGATTTGGCATCTATTATCgttgcttttaatttaatttaatttagtgtAGTTATCAATCTTTCTTAATAAGGTATTAagatctctttttttttttttttcaattcgtTTGTCATTTTTACAACAGGAAAGTTGGTTTGATATTTTTctaaaggaaaattaaaatatgttatttttgcCCTTCTTTAAATTTccattttgaaaagtaaaacgTTTTCATGTTAggggaaaataaaaaatcattttcttatataattaattagtaattaatAGATTTCAAAAATGCACCCAAAGTTCATATAATGAATTTATTAAAAAGTACACGTTTTTAAAATCATACCAACCAATAATTTCtttgtattaaaaataaattttatccaaattaaaatttttgaattattaaGGTCTCATTTTGGTAACTAATTTTGgcttttatgttttttgtttttgaaaattaacctaaagagttcacttcaaatttttttcctttattgtatactttttacaaatagtttaaaaaatcaagccatattttgaaaaaaaaaaaaactaaacttttaagaccttgtttttatttttaaaatttggctaagaattcaaaagATGCAAATTGTTGTAAGAATGAGGGAGGAATATAGCTTAagtttggcaaaaaaaaaaaaaaaaaaaaaaaaaaaaaaaaaaaaaaaaaaggttaccAAACGGTCCAAAACTTCACActctaaatcttttttttttttcatttaaaagatTTGCTTGATAATTTAGAAACTATTGACAACCAAAATTCATGATTACTTACTTGAGAGTGGATAATTGTGTAAAAAATAGGGGACTGAATTGTtgagaataagaaaaaaatcattagttaagtatttctttttcctcttcatcTTCCAATTTCGAGATTCACATCTCTGTTTCATTGATGAGCTCTTCTACAAGGTCAACTGCTTCCTATAGAATCTTTCCTATTAGTTGGGAACAATGAGTTTAAAGCATGACCAATATCCATATGATAAAATACAACACTCGAATCCTAATTAATTTATAGAATTCCACAAAGTAGATCGGTTGAGTATTTCTTGCTAAAGATATTTTCTTCAGTATTTAGAGAACAATAGACCGAAAAATAATCCAAGCCTAAAATGTATTGTAACAACCCGACCCCTAGGACTAGGTAAGGccattactaaaataaatgcatacaTAAGATTTAAAACGACGTTCAgtcatttgaaataaatgcaattaaaacaagagaattcaaaaagacatttattaaatgcaattgttaaaacaataatagggtactcATAAATCATAAGGTTAATCAAGTACAGTATGAAAACATCTTAATAATAGTTTCAAcacaaaactaaacattaagggaaactatgaaaagaactctaaatctcatgagcggaagcgtaaaaactagtcccagtgggctcgatcatgaattccgctgcgccatcgccggtgcatctctacccttacctgaaacatcaacataagaaagagtgagtataaaatactcagtaagtaaccccaccactggggtcaagctaggcatctatgtcctctagatacccacatatggcacataaatacatgtaacatataagagactgagtcctatcctattgtagttaagtatgcccacaaaactggtgaatcccgaaggaaacacaaaactggtgaatcccgaaggaaacacaaaactggtgaatcccgaaggaaacacaaaactggtgaattcccgaaggaaacacaaaactggtgaatcccgaaggaaacacaaactagtgaatctggaaggaaacacaaaactggtgaatcccgaaggaaacaaaaaactggtgaatcccgaaggaaacacaaaactgatgaatcccgaaagaaacacaaaactggtgaatcccgaaggaaacacaaaattggtgaatcccgaaggaaacacaaactgatgaatcccgaaggaaacacaaattggtgagcatctaactaatcaatgaggatattcacacagtcttaacgtgctaagattcaacattgtacAGTTCTAAAGCATACATAACAATCCTTAATACCATGGCGACATCACATACCCATATTtcttaacaacatattataTATCATCCATGCCTAACTTACATCATAAATCCATAAcatgcaagtatgcctcaacaccagcagatcagacatcgacatatcaaaacacatactatcacatactaacgatcaagtactTAGGTGTGTATGTAAACAATTCAGAattcgtgccagaacatactctGATTCAGGTCATTCCGTCAATCAATATGCTaatatttaccataacatacacttatcatgctagcatacaactaaagcctggcccgtgggcagttccagtagtaagattacttatctcGAAATCCAATTTCGATTTTCAATCCAAGCTAATGATCTCCAACCAAATAACCCCTGAATTAAGTCCCCTAATACATatcatctgtctcttatacacatctagatgtgtataagagacagcacatatttcttaataacatattatacatcatccatgtataacttacATCATAAATCCATAAcatgcaagtatgcctcaacaccagcagatcagacatcgacatatgaaaacacatactatcacatactaacgatcaagtactTAGGTGTGTATGTAAACAATTCAGAattcgtgccagaacatactctGATTcaggtcctgtctcttatacacatctagatgtgtataagagacaggttctaAAGGGGTCCTGGCGACGAACAGGGCTGGCGGCGCTGAAGGCAACCGGCAACGACGCGGTGGACGAAGGAGGAGAGACTCGGCTCGGATCTGAGCGGCGGACGTGCGGCAGCTCGAATCTGGGCGGACTGAGAGCGTGTCTGACCAGCGGAATCTGGCCAGTCGGAACCCACGAACGGTGGCGAGGAAGCAGAAAATAGAGTGGGGGCTCGCGTGAGTGAGGGAGAAGGTGAAGCggtcctttttattttttaaaaaaatactaatactactaataataataatgataataataatataaaataataataataataataataataaaaggaacaTAGTATAAAAAtcatttccttaacccactttatactatttaattctttccctttttctaaaataattaattcctgccataacttttcaaattgaataatttttgaaTAAATTCCACGTCAACACTTAAATTCTcgcatttatactttaaatttagaattccaaacatgcccttcaactaaggataattactgaaaagggaaaaaatttacattattaataaataaataaataagtgtggGATGTTACATGTATTAAGATCGAAGGCCAAAAATATTAACTCCTCTACTAAGGAAGTAAATAGGAAGTATTTGAAGAAAGTTAAGCAATGGtaggaaaaattataaaaaattgaattgttttgaTTGATATTACTATGTAACAAAAGTGAGGGACATAGGATTAGGTATTGCTTTATTACCATTTTCTTATCATTGCAACTAATGGCAATTGGGATGGAAAGTTCGTAAACATCCTGAATTtggaaatgaataaaaattcGAATGAATCTACATTGTTGGAGAATGTTATAATATCCTAGGGAAggaaaagtatataaaaaaaaaatgatataatcAAGTTGTGAATTTCTTTTCCTTCCAATTATTAAATCAATGAATATATTCCATCTAATTACAATGAGAAAGAAAAGTATTAGGAACGTTATTAGATATTCTGTATCAAAATGTCAAAggtttaaaataaagttttaaagGGTAATAGCGGGATGTATTCCAAAATACACCCATCACCCTGTTTTTTCTCTAATCACTCATaccaaaaaatgaattaaaatatttcaaaaatgaaataaaatatttatcacatgacaaattatgattggataaattttctatttataagaattttcctttttGGTGTTGTTTTTAAAGATTAATAAGATTGTCGAAAtataaaatgactattttgcccttcaATATAAAAACCCTCATAATTATCTtctaaaacttttatttttcatttcacCCTCATCTCTCAATCAAGTCTCGACTTCTTTCTCATTAGTTTCTAAACTCTCTCCAGCTCTAGTATTGTTCTCCATTCTCCCAAATTTATACTAAGAATTTACATTATTTTTACAACTTCATCctcttacttttatttttttattttttttatttttttttatttttttttttttgtaatttacaaAGTGGACTTTTTTCATATTTGCTATAGATTTTTAcgttttcttatttatttttttctcaatattttttttccaacctAATTCTCGTACATTTTACaacttaccttttttttttttttttttttttttgtttttttttgttttgttgttttgagttttctaacttattttaattttaccgttttattttttcaattgcattcttttacatttttttctaatttagtgCCGTTTTTCCTCATTCCTTATTGATGCGAGAAACATTTTACAAActattttggaatttttctctcatcttcttgtgaaaaaaaaaaaatctatcaacAATTATTATTTACGTGCTAGAATTTTCTCCATTTCTTATCCAGTTCTCCATTAAACTCTATATGTATAAACTATAAAATTTTCACCACCTAAATAGTAGGCAAAGGGCAAGCTCCCGAGCAGCCTTTAGTGTTTCCTTTCACATCTTTTCATCACTTATATACCATCTATGTTTAAACTTAAGATATATATGCTTCCGAACTTATCTTCTTCAAACCTTCATTGCTCACAGGCAACGGTGAGGCAGCCTGTAGTCAAGAACATGCTAAAGGCTCTCTACTTCCAGTTCACCGTTGGAGTCTTGCCCATGTATGCCGTTACTTTTATCGGATACTGGGCATATGGATCTTCCACCTCGACTTATTTACTCAACAGCGTAAATGGTCCAATTTGGGTGAAGGCAATAGCAAATATACCCGCTTTCCTTCAAACAGTCATCGCTCTGCATGTAATTCTCATCAATCTTCTCTTCTAACTATACTGTGCCTCTTTTTTCTTGATCGAGTATATGAGGTTCTCAATCCGTTTTAACTTGATGGTCTTTATATTTTGCATTCAGATATTTGCCAGCCCAATGTACGAGTATTTGGACACAAGGTACTGGATCACAGGAAGTGCACTGAATGTAAAAAATTTGTCATTCAGAATAGGTGTGAAAGGAGGGTACCTGGCCATAACCACACTGGTCTCAGCTATGTTACCTTTCCTTGGAGACTTCATGAGCCTTACAGGAGCAGTCAGCACATTCCCACTTACATTTATACTTGCAAACCATATGTACCTTGTGGCAAAGAAGACCAAACTCACTTCTCTACATAAGCTTTGGCATTGGTTTAATGTTTGTTTCTTTAGCTGTATGTCTTTAGCAGCAGCGGTTGCAGCTTTAAGGCTCATAGCAGTAGACTCCAAAAACTACAATTTATTTGCTGATCTATGATCAAATTTACATTTTAATTCTTTTCAGATCTTCAAATCTCTCAGTTTCTTCATAGATATGCTGCTCAGCTCTTTATTCCTAGTCTTAACATAGAGCTTTCACCAGATAATAATACCTATAGTGTGGCCTAGCTAGATTGCACTCTGTTCCTTCCGTCATTGTTTCCAAGTCTTTTTCCCTTCTAATCTTTTGTTGCATATTGATAGTTTTGTGCTGTACTACTTTGTATTGATGAAAAGTggaacaatatatataaatatatatataagaaaaagaaaaaggatttaGCTTCATTTGATTGGCTCATTTTGATGTGATTGTTTGCCGCCTTGAATTATATCcataaattattaattgttttcaatattttaaattgCGAGTTGcaaggaaaataaattattaatttattggcAAACATGTTTAAAACCTTGAAACAAAGGACACCTTAGTGCTTTTTACCTTAAATGTTTCACTTCTCATGTTTAGGATGTAAGCCTGCAACAAAAAatctaacctttttttttcttctgccGAAAATGGGCTGATTTGGTATAGAAACTCCCACGTATGTTttctttatgaaattttaatgtccacacatatttttttaatataacaactgtttaaaacatttaaattagtacccaaaaaaatatttaaattaatttttacatattgcaatattaatgtaatattttttttaaaaaaaagatgtcAATGGACTTCATTTTAAATTACATTCTCAACCTTTCACTGAACACAACTTTAACCAGAGATGTCAATGGACTTCATTTCAGGCTTCTTCTCTTCCATTTTGGGCACTGTCACAGTCAGCACTCCATTGTCCATGTTGGCCTTCACCTCCTCAACTTTAGCATTCTCCGGCAGCCTGAATCTCCTCAAGAATTTCCCACTGCTCCGTTCGATTCTATGCCATTTGTCGTTCTTCTCTTCCTGCTCTTTGCTCCTCTCACCACTAATTTGCAACACCCTGCCTTCTTCCACTTCAACTTTAACTTCTTCCTTTTTGATTCCAGGAAGATCGGCCTTGAAGATGTGGGCTTCCGGGGTTTCTTTCCAGTCGATACGAGCGTTGGCAAAAGCAGAGGTCTCACGAGCAGAGGAAGGGAGGTTGGCTAGTGAAGTTGAAAATGGGAAGCCTTCGAAGGGGTCCCAAACGTCCAATGAAAAGGGGTCGAAGACGTTGCTCCGGTGGCCACCAAAAATGCTTGAAATCAGAGCCATGGTTGTTCAAGTTTAATGCAGAGGTTGTTTTTATTAAGAAATAGAGAGGGAGCAGAGTATAGAAACGGAATTAACTGATGAAGTCGTTTGATATGTTGATTTGTCTGCTGGGAGTGAGAAGTTGaaacatttaaataaaaatcttCCTTCTGGTTTCTTCTTCCAGGAGAACAAGATGATTCCAGAAGCTTCTACAATCTCCTCAGCCCATTTCAACAgtcaatttggaaattagaataaaaaatcCAATTACTGTAGGAGGTTGAAGAAAGTTAGGAAAGAAAGGTAATACGCTAGCATTTGGAAAAGTCAAAAAGGGAAGTAAGGGAAAGACCAAAAAAGTCTGGAAGCATTTCGAATTTGTATGATCCATCCTATATAAATATCGAGAGTGCGTTAACACCATCTCATCGATATTCAACAAACGAAGCTTACATTCCTTCCTTGATCACTTCACACtcttaatttcaactaaaaTGGAAGAGAAAAAACCTGAGATCAAGTTGATTGACATCTCTCGCTACACATTATTGTTCTTCCTTCTGCATTTGCCCCTCTTTGTATCAACTTGTATCAATGGGTGTTAAATAAATTCCCTAAATTAGGATTTTTGTAATTTAGGTGTCTTTTGCAATATTTGTGACGGTGGAGAGATGAAAAAaattgtgatgtataatattatTATGGAATTGAatgttaattatttatattatattcacattAGTGATATTTTTGTAGGGATCAAATCTCGACCAAAAACGTGAGAACGCCTTGCATTTCAAAATTcgattttaaagaaataaaatacagcaaactaaaacaaaatagaTAAACATCATAATAAGTATGCATTTTAAGGGAGAAACAAAATGGATGAATAATTCTTacttttgtagattcccaaactTGTCAAAATTTCTCTTGTTTTTTCACACGAATATTTTCTCAACGATCACCAACTAACTTTGTTATTCTCTAAGATTCCAAGAGTTGGATGAGTGGTCTCCAACACTTGGAAGAGAAAGAGGTATAGAAATTGTGCAGAGAGTTTAGAGAGGAATTATCTTGGAACCTAGAGTATATTCTTGCACAAATGAATGTTTGTCCAAAATGGGCTAATAGAatgaatttatatggagaagagCTTACCACTTCTCTAAGTATTTCATTTTTCACCCTagatgctaattaattaaataatcccttatttaattagttcac
Proteins encoded in this region:
- the LOC120081027 gene encoding proline transporter 1-like; this translates as MFKLKIYMLPNLSSSNLHCSQATVRQPVVKNMLKALYFQFTVGVLPMYAVTFIGYWAYGSSTSTYLLNSVNGPIWVKAIANIPAFLQTVIALHIFASPMYEYLDTRYWITGSALNVKNLSFRIGVKGGYLAITTLVSAMLPFLGDFMSLTGAVSTFPLTFILANHMYLVAKKTKLTSLHKLWHWFNVCFFSCMSLAAAVAALRLIAVDSKNYNLFADL
- the LOC120080804 gene encoding 17.8 kDa class I heat shock protein-like, whose protein sequence is MALISSIFGGHRSNVFDPFSLDVWDPFEGFPFSTSLANLPSSARETSAFANARIDWKETPEAHIFKADLPGIKKEEVKVEVEEGRVLQISGERSKEQEEKNDKWHRIERSSGKFLRRFRLPENAKVEEVKANMDNGVLTVTVPKMEEKKPEMKSIDISG